The Flavobacteriales bacterium genome contains a region encoding:
- a CDS encoding SprT-like domain-containing protein — protein MNKNLEIIEQFLPANTGNYVLDLLKKYPVKFKIVKPRKSKLGDFKASPQTGNCQITINNNLEPLNFLITTLHEIAHLYNWKEYGRNIAPHGKEWKQQYIALFQPILNNQIFSEQELSILRQHLSNPKASSSADKSLSNHFKKPNTKHVNDLQANQLFELNGKIFRIEKKLRTRYLCTELNSQRKYYVNGLAIVQLIKQ, from the coding sequence TTCCTGCAAATACAGGTAACTATGTTTTAGATTTACTCAAAAAATATCCTGTAAAATTTAAGATTGTTAAACCACGTAAAAGTAAATTAGGAGATTTTAAAGCATCTCCACAAACTGGTAATTGCCAAATAACAATCAACAATAACCTTGAACCTCTCAATTTTCTGATTACAACATTGCATGAAATTGCTCACCTGTATAACTGGAAAGAATATGGTAGAAATATCGCCCCACACGGAAAAGAATGGAAACAACAATACATTGCGCTATTTCAACCTATTTTAAATAATCAAATATTTTCTGAACAAGAATTAAGTATTTTAAGACAGCACCTCTCTAACCCTAAAGCTTCGAGTAGTGCCGATAAATCTTTGTCTAATCATTTTAAAAAACCCAATACCAAACACGTTAACGATTTACAGGCTAATCAGCTTTTTGAACTTAATGGAAAAATCTTTAGAATTGAGAAAAAACTGAGAACTCGCTACCTCTGTACTGAATTAAACAGCCAGAGAAAGTACTATGTTAACGGCCTAGCAATTGTTCAATTAATTAAACAATAA
- a CDS encoding PKD domain-containing protein → MINFSAWACSPYAVPTLTNQQIVGTDLVLNWTSNIPWSCTYKITTEISCLSGTRLLPLQISAPIFKSSAAPQAYPQAQVIDISSLCKGEVYRFRAKDGGSGWTQFYEFTIGDAFEVNVTPVDPILCIGDCIDLTATTPDACNQVFYTWSNGLGSSSTISVCPTTTTTYSVTALTNGLCGPITSTVDVTVEVVEYPIGGTASSFPEHVCEGDPSRINLVDYHGDIQWQSALSSTGPWTDLVGETADIHIPSSTMVDIYYRAELTNYCGLEYSTVAVVYAEPYPQMQFNIQDGCIYDPVQFQNQTTIATGNIINWVWDFGDFSSGFSEHESHLYDRPGTYDIKLTATSDYDCISETTGQVTVNPSPIANFATSNDCQYNEINFIDQSYVDNPDDIVTTIYDFGDQSAYVSENNPAHLYNQPGNYNITMIVTTNNGCTDNITLPVEIYPIPIASFSADQQCENEAPTSFTNLSSISSGQIALYDWNFADGNTSTFPNPTNNYSSDGIYNTQLIVHSNHNCTDTIEIPVTVLKKPTTYLMADIPESCSPLCVNFTDFSLPNATNIVNRHWTFGNGEESFDQNPSSCFYNESNTDDITFDVQLITRNDLGCSDTLLLTDYLEVFHNPIAQFKPDPEEKNMYHPEIEFLNYSTGAINYIWDFGDGNTSFDYEPVNSYPDTGLYTIELVALTNRNCKDTTYENIRILPTVNLYMPSAFTPNGDGVNDFAILKSYGIVDQGYNYYVFDRWGTLIFYTNDITKGWDGTYKGEVAQQDAYLYRIECIDIFGESHSKRGHINLLK, encoded by the coding sequence ATGATTAATTTTTCAGCATGGGCTTGTAGTCCTTATGCTGTTCCTACGCTGACCAATCAACAAATTGTTGGAACAGATTTAGTTCTAAATTGGACCAGTAACATTCCTTGGTCGTGTACCTATAAAATTACTACCGAAATTTCTTGTTTAAGCGGAACTCGATTATTGCCTTTACAAATCTCAGCCCCTATTTTTAAATCATCTGCCGCTCCTCAGGCCTACCCACAAGCACAAGTTATCGATATTAGCTCACTATGCAAAGGAGAGGTTTACCGTTTCCGAGCAAAAGATGGCGGAAGTGGCTGGACTCAATTTTATGAATTTACCATTGGCGATGCTTTTGAGGTCAATGTAACACCGGTAGATCCTATACTTTGTATTGGAGATTGTATTGATTTAACAGCTACGACACCAGACGCATGTAACCAAGTCTTTTATACTTGGAGTAACGGCTTAGGCTCAAGCTCAACAATATCTGTTTGCCCTACAACTACTACTACCTATTCGGTAACTGCATTAACCAATGGACTTTGTGGTCCTATTACAAGCACTGTTGATGTGACTGTAGAAGTTGTTGAATACCCTATTGGAGGTACAGCAAGCTCTTTTCCTGAGCACGTATGCGAAGGTGATCCATCCAGAATTAATTTAGTAGACTATCACGGTGACATCCAATGGCAAAGTGCACTTTCCAGCACAGGTCCTTGGACTGATCTTGTAGGAGAAACAGCCGACATTCACATTCCCTCCTCCACTATGGTTGACATATATTACAGAGCAGAACTTACCAACTACTGTGGATTAGAATACTCAACTGTGGCTGTTGTATATGCAGAACCCTACCCACAAATGCAATTCAACATACAAGATGGTTGTATTTATGACCCTGTTCAATTCCAGAATCAAACCACAATAGCCACAGGAAACATTATCAATTGGGTATGGGATTTTGGAGACTTTTCTTCTGGATTTTCCGAACATGAATCGCATTTATATGACCGTCCAGGAACCTATGACATCAAACTCACAGCAACATCCGACTATGATTGCATAAGCGAAACTACAGGACAAGTTACAGTAAACCCAAGTCCAATTGCTAACTTTGCGACGAGTAATGATTGCCAATATAATGAGATTAATTTTATTGATCAGTCTTATGTCGATAACCCAGATGATATTGTGACAACTATTTACGACTTTGGTGATCAATCAGCTTATGTTTCTGAAAACAACCCTGCTCACCTATATAACCAGCCTGGGAATTATAACATTACCATGATTGTAACGACCAACAATGGTTGTACAGATAACATCACTTTACCGGTGGAGATTTATCCTATCCCAATTGCTTCTTTTTCTGCTGATCAACAATGTGAAAATGAAGCGCCAACAAGCTTCACCAACCTTTCCTCAATAAGCTCCGGACAAATTGCTTTATACGATTGGAACTTTGCAGATGGAAACACTTCTACTTTCCCCAACCCGACCAACAATTACAGTTCAGATGGAATATACAATACTCAACTCATTGTACACTCTAATCACAACTGTACAGATACCATAGAAATCCCTGTAACTGTACTTAAAAAGCCTACCACCTATTTAATGGCCGATATTCCTGAAAGTTGCTCTCCTTTATGCGTAAACTTCACTGATTTTTCGCTACCTAATGCAACCAATATAGTCAATAGACATTGGACATTTGGAAACGGAGAAGAGTCGTTTGATCAAAACCCTAGTAGCTGTTTTTACAACGAAAGTAACACTGATGACATTACCTTTGATGTACAACTGATTACACGGAACGATTTAGGATGCTCAGATACTTTATTACTAACAGATTATCTTGAGGTCTTTCATAATCCTATAGCTCAATTTAAACCTGATCCTGAAGAAAAAAACATGTATCACCCAGAAATAGAATTTTTGAATTATTCTACAGGAGCAATCAATTATATTTGGGACTTTGGAGATGGAAACACTTCATTCGATTACGAACCAGTAAACAGCTATCCTGATACGGGACTTTACACCATAGAACTAGTTGCCTTAACCAACAGAAATTGCAAGGATACAACGTATGAAAACATTAGAATTTTACCTACTGTAAACCTTTATATGCCAAGTGCTTTTACCCCAAATGGCGACGGCGTAAATGATTTCGCAATCTTAAAAAGCTATGGAATTGTGGACCAAGGATACAACTACTATGTTTTCGATAGATGGGGAACTCTAATTTTTTACACCAACGACATCACCAAAGGTTGGGACGGGACCTACAAAGGTGAAGTAGCCCAGCAAGACGCCTATTTATACCGAATTGAATGTATAGATATTTTTGGAGAATCCCATTCTAAAAGAGGGCACATTAACCTATTAAAATAG
- a CDS encoding PKD domain-containing protein: MRLLYLLFGLFWFQAIIGQCPQTAIANVTEPTCAGNNGSIEVIATGGTAPYEYNIDGGPNQTSNLFSNLGFGGYTIQVIDASGCVYTLQSVVNYKPVSIQTLTLSPTCKDYLAGSVNIMAQDGDHTYEYSIDGGTTWQSSTPVQGLDSGYYNLVIRDGVGCMDDSVIHIGYSSIDPIITTTNELCDGTMGTINVSFPNAGSYDYTIDGGLTTQTTATNTYTVTGGSYSFQVTNAVGCLETVPVFVDADSIHGSITNHTNETCNYMNGAFNVAITDAIPPVEYSIDNGATFGALNTFSDLDNDLYFVVARDSRGCLYENPVEIINNGGVELSLSNDTAAICLGEVATILSSTSAPNCTYQWSNGQGTDTLIQVSPPQNSNYELVVTDPTGCTDTANVAIIVHPIPTVNLSLPSIDLCPYDSILLTASGATNYVWNTGDTTANLYVKQPVTGAYIKVIGSSFGCSNTDSTLVNIGGVNASISQNQNICLGDNINLFVNATGTNLTYQWSAGSSNTFYQNVSPTSTTNYQVIVTDYLGCKDTVSSTVFVDLTTNLEAIPSTINGCTGDEVTLSANGANNYIWNNEDSTTSITFNLAQSTTVELVGYNGACSEVISIPVIVRPTPSVMASSNTTSINTGDQITFDNTGSNATYTEWNFGDGSTSILDHPVHTFNFPGAYHVILTGFIGECTATDTLLVYVGFAGVEELAYKIQMGPNPTNGLFNASIFLQQNASLTVDIYSITGEKIFSENIQDAHEMTISHDFSGYSKGIYILDFGIDGTHLIKKLIVN; encoded by the coding sequence ATGCGATTATTATATTTACTATTTGGATTATTTTGGTTTCAGGCAATCATTGGCCAATGCCCACAAACTGCTATTGCCAATGTGACCGAACCTACATGCGCAGGAAATAACGGAAGCATAGAAGTTATAGCAACAGGAGGTACTGCTCCCTATGAATACAATATTGACGGAGGGCCAAATCAAACCTCTAATCTATTCAGTAATTTAGGTTTTGGAGGGTACACCATCCAGGTAATTGATGCCTCTGGTTGTGTTTACACGCTACAATCTGTAGTAAACTATAAGCCTGTTTCAATACAAACATTAACCTTATCTCCCACCTGTAAAGATTACTTAGCTGGATCAGTAAACATTATGGCGCAAGATGGAGACCACACCTATGAATACAGTATAGATGGCGGAACTACATGGCAAAGCTCCACTCCTGTTCAAGGCTTGGATTCTGGTTATTATAATTTAGTTATCAGAGATGGAGTAGGATGTATGGACGACTCTGTGATTCATATAGGTTACTCCTCTATCGATCCGATCATTACAACTACCAATGAATTATGTGATGGAACTATGGGAACCATTAATGTTAGTTTTCCAAACGCAGGAAGCTACGACTACACCATAGATGGAGGTTTAACCACTCAAACCACAGCCACCAATACCTATACCGTAACTGGAGGTTCCTACTCTTTTCAGGTAACCAACGCCGTAGGATGTTTAGAAACTGTTCCTGTTTTTGTCGATGCAGATTCTATTCACGGCTCTATTACTAATCATACCAACGAAACTTGCAACTATATGAATGGAGCTTTCAATGTCGCCATCACTGACGCTATTCCTCCTGTTGAATACAGTATTGATAATGGAGCTACTTTTGGAGCATTGAATACGTTTTCCGACTTAGACAATGACTTGTATTTTGTTGTAGCTCGTGACAGTAGAGGGTGCCTTTATGAAAACCCTGTAGAAATCATTAATAATGGAGGTGTAGAACTAAGCTTATCCAACGATACTGCTGCAATCTGTTTAGGAGAGGTAGCTACTATTTTATCATCAACGTCTGCACCTAATTGCACCTATCAATGGAGCAACGGGCAAGGAACTGATACCTTAATTCAGGTTTCTCCTCCTCAAAACTCCAACTATGAATTGGTTGTTACTGATCCTACCGGCTGTACGGACACCGCTAATGTAGCCATTATTGTTCATCCTATTCCTACCGTTAACCTCTCTTTACCCTCCATCGATTTATGCCCATACGACTCCATCCTTCTAACGGCTTCTGGAGCTACCAACTATGTATGGAACACTGGAGATACCACAGCAAATCTTTATGTAAAACAACCGGTAACTGGTGCTTATATTAAAGTAATAGGCTCTTCTTTTGGATGCAGTAACACCGACTCTACCCTCGTCAATATTGGGGGAGTAAACGCCTCAATATCACAAAATCAAAACATCTGTCTGGGAGACAATATCAATCTTTTTGTTAATGCCACTGGAACCAACCTTACCTATCAATGGAGCGCTGGATCTAGCAATACATTCTATCAAAACGTTTCGCCTACATCTACAACCAACTACCAAGTCATTGTTACAGACTATCTTGGCTGTAAGGACACTGTTAGTTCAACTGTTTTTGTTGACCTTACAACCAATTTAGAAGCTATACCAAGTACGATCAATGGCTGTACTGGTGACGAAGTCACTTTATCTGCCAATGGAGCCAATAATTACATCTGGAACAATGAAGATTCAACGACTTCAATTACATTCAACTTAGCGCAAAGCACAACTGTTGAACTTGTTGGTTATAACGGTGCATGTAGTGAGGTTATTTCTATCCCTGTAATTGTAAGACCTACACCTAGCGTTATGGCCTCTTCTAACACTACGAGTATTAATACTGGGGATCAAATTACTTTTGATAACACTGGTTCTAATGCTACTTACACCGAATGGAATTTTGGAGATGGTTCTACTTCTATTCTTGACCACCCAGTACATACCTTTAACTTTCCTGGAGCATATCATGTTATACTAACTGGATTTATTGGTGAATGTACAGCAACTGATACTTTATTGGTTTATGTTGGCTTTGCTGGCGTGGAAGAATTAGCCTATAAAATTCAAATGGGACCTAACCCAACCAACGGTCTTTTTAATGCTTCTATCTTTTTACAACAAAATGCATCGTTAACAGTCGACATTTATTCTATCACAGGAGAAAAAATCTTTTCAGAGAACATTCAAGACGCTCATGAAATGACCATTTCTCATGATTTTAGCGGTTACTCAAAAGGTATTTACATTTTAGATTTTGGAATTGATGGGACACATCTTATTAAAAAATTAATTGTCAATTAA
- a CDS encoding T9SS type A sorting domain-containing protein — MPILKSIVFCFLLLFFLKSNHAQNAFFIPNQGQVTNQNNSPVDDVLYTLVTPHYNVNFYINHFAYEIFSPHQNGVQINRVEIWPQTLSSNLSILPSKATNRTHNFYQANKHTETIKEFEKLTYKNVWNGIDIEFFIADQQLKYNYIVAPQAPNTITLEVKGAQPNTLNQEISYLNQGKTLLNERFPTCYWEGENDNLLADLNIISQNTKIQLRYPAQRTKTLIIDPIAYSEQTTSYYGGIHQDFAEDIVLNHHHEILLTGYTLSLNNIATTGAHQQFIDNVDSYIAKFDSSGNRLWATYFGGNDFERSYALAIDDNDNIILSGNTMSINGIATPGAYQNSLQSVDDNFIAKFTTNGTLSWATYFGGNNHDFISAIATDHQNNIYFTGHTASNNYPLTPDAHYATFSNTEVAYFTKISGTGQLLHSSFLGNGEGKGNAIEIYNNVIYIAGATRALTNISFLNSHQNTIGGDWDGFLMKLSASNYQPLFGTYYGGISEDKFNGMAISEGNIYLAGYTNSSAGIANNNAYQALKASYEDGMLVAFDTLGNHLWGSYYGGNGTDYLNDLSIENDNIWVVGASTSNNLSVDSSSFQQQTNGGYDILLTNFTTNGTHQWTSYKGGSSDDYANAIAINSSSSFFYCGNTGSNNNFTTTNAHQVYYGGNAFDGFLSKICQPQYPTYLSELNDTISFCMGDSVTINSINSFSNYLWSNGNTQANITIKSPGDYFLQTVDNYGCPGRSDTLTVIVFSDTVTIQNSSEFLCENDSVLLALPIGYSGHYWNNSSNLDSLYIQQTGDYWATVVDNNGCEFISDTVTIGSSVQAYSINILGSPIICSGNEVILYINSSGLANYSWSNNAQTPSVNINTPGDYWLTGTNIEGCPIYSDSVTVVVSNFQNQNVSLNLSDSVEICEGNGVQINVNEPFVSYEWQNGSTNSLFNATQEGLVYVSVVDTNGCTSRSDTVTISYFDTQEIHVNYHEPLTICEGDSLYVSTNDSLSQIEWYNGSSTQGNWVDDSLVYYTAYDLNNCLLYSDTVSISTHARFTPSISVLENPYFCNNAPVLLLAASDSSTWNTNTMNDSIFISNDGAYFYTLLDTTGCIWNSDTLTIDFIAPKPSNIVLDQQELCIGNSVILQQANNGDFITFYWNDSIYSESFSLVLDSAQTIYVSLEDLHYCHVEDSIDVIAEKCYSNTLIYPNPAKDFLKIESPNKIQHYTLYNSLGSLVDKQNINLNTFSIALHTFETGIYFIELHSSIGRETYKFEVIR; from the coding sequence ATGCCTATACTTAAAAGCATCGTTTTTTGTTTTTTGTTACTCTTCTTTTTGAAGAGTAATCATGCCCAAAACGCTTTTTTTATCCCTAATCAAGGGCAGGTCACTAATCAAAATAACAGCCCAGTTGACGATGTATTATACACATTGGTCACCCCACATTACAATGTTAATTTTTACATTAACCATTTCGCTTACGAAATCTTTTCTCCACACCAAAATGGAGTTCAAATTAATAGAGTGGAGATTTGGCCTCAAACCCTTTCTTCAAACCTTTCAATCTTACCTTCTAAAGCCACAAATAGAACGCATAATTTTTACCAAGCCAATAAGCATACAGAAACAATAAAAGAGTTTGAAAAATTGACTTATAAAAACGTTTGGAATGGTATAGATATTGAATTTTTTATCGCAGATCAGCAACTAAAATATAATTACATTGTAGCTCCTCAGGCCCCCAACACTATTACACTCGAAGTAAAAGGAGCACAACCCAACACCCTTAATCAAGAAATCTCTTATTTAAACCAAGGAAAAACACTATTAAATGAACGTTTTCCCACTTGTTATTGGGAGGGTGAAAATGACAACTTATTAGCAGATCTTAACATCATTAGTCAAAACACCAAGATACAACTGCGCTACCCTGCTCAAAGAACCAAAACCTTAATCATAGACCCAATAGCATACAGTGAACAAACCACTTCATATTACGGTGGTATTCACCAAGATTTTGCTGAGGATATTGTATTAAATCACCATCATGAAATCTTATTGACTGGATACACACTAAGTCTAAACAACATTGCTACAACTGGTGCGCATCAACAGTTTATTGATAATGTAGACAGTTATATCGCAAAGTTTGACTCTTCTGGAAATCGTTTGTGGGCAACTTACTTCGGAGGAAATGACTTTGAACGCTCATACGCCCTAGCAATTGACGACAATGATAATATTATTTTATCTGGCAACACCATGAGCATTAATGGTATTGCTACCCCTGGTGCTTACCAAAACTCCCTGCAAAGCGTAGATGATAATTTCATCGCTAAATTTACGACTAATGGTACGTTAAGCTGGGCCACTTATTTTGGCGGTAACAATCATGATTTTATTAGCGCTATTGCCACTGACCATCAAAACAACATTTATTTTACAGGCCATACAGCAAGCAACAATTACCCCCTAACACCTGATGCTCATTACGCTACTTTTTCGAACACTGAAGTCGCTTATTTTACGAAAATATCTGGTACTGGACAGTTGCTACACAGTTCTTTTCTTGGAAATGGAGAAGGAAAAGGAAATGCAATAGAAATCTATAATAACGTCATTTATATTGCTGGTGCTACAAGAGCTCTCACCAACATCAGCTTTTTGAACAGTCATCAAAACACCATAGGTGGCGATTGGGATGGTTTTCTAATGAAACTTAGTGCTTCCAATTACCAACCTTTGTTTGGAACTTATTACGGAGGAATCTCAGAAGATAAATTCAACGGCATGGCTATTTCTGAAGGAAATATTTACCTAGCGGGATACACCAACAGTTCAGCTGGAATTGCCAACAATAATGCTTACCAAGCTTTAAAAGCAAGTTATGAAGACGGTATGCTTGTTGCTTTCGATACGCTTGGTAACCATTTATGGGGCAGTTATTACGGTGGAAATGGAACCGACTACCTCAACGATTTAAGCATTGAAAACGACAATATTTGGGTTGTTGGAGCTTCTACAAGCAATAACTTATCTGTTGATTCTTCTTCTTTTCAACAACAAACCAATGGTGGTTACGATATTTTATTAACCAACTTTACAACCAATGGAACGCATCAATGGACTTCCTATAAAGGTGGAAGTTCGGATGACTATGCAAACGCTATTGCTATCAATTCCTCTTCAAGTTTCTTCTATTGTGGAAATACAGGAAGTAACAACAATTTTACGACAACAAATGCTCACCAAGTTTATTATGGAGGAAATGCTTTTGATGGTTTTTTATCTAAAATTTGCCAACCTCAATATCCCACTTATTTATCTGAATTAAATGACACCATTAGCTTTTGTATGGGTGATTCTGTTACCATTAATAGCATTAACAGTTTTTCCAATTATTTATGGAGCAACGGCAATACTCAAGCTAACATCACCATTAAAAGCCCTGGTGATTATTTTTTACAAACAGTTGATAATTATGGTTGTCCTGGCCGTTCAGACACCTTAACTGTTATTGTGTTTTCTGACACAGTTACTATCCAAAACAGCTCTGAATTTCTGTGTGAAAATGATTCTGTATTATTGGCTCTTCCTATAGGTTACTCTGGTCATTATTGGAACAACAGTTCCAACTTAGACAGTCTATATATTCAGCAAACGGGGGACTATTGGGCAACTGTTGTGGACAATAACGGCTGTGAATTTATATCTGATACTGTGACTATTGGTTCATCTGTTCAAGCTTATTCTATCAACATATTGGGAAGTCCAATTATTTGCTCTGGTAATGAAGTTATTTTATACATTAACTCCTCTGGATTAGCCAATTACAGCTGGAGCAACAATGCACAAACGCCTTCTGTTAACATCAATACTCCGGGTGATTACTGGCTAACGGGAACCAATATCGAAGGCTGCCCTATTTATTCCGATTCGGTAACAGTTGTTGTCTCTAATTTTCAAAATCAAAACGTGAGTCTTAACCTTTCTGACTCTGTAGAAATTTGTGAGGGTAATGGAGTGCAAATTAATGTCAACGAGCCTTTTGTTAGTTACGAATGGCAAAACGGCTCTACAAATAGTCTTTTTAATGCCACTCAAGAAGGATTGGTTTATGTTTCTGTTGTTGACACGAATGGCTGTACTTCAAGATCAGACACTGTAACTATAAGTTATTTTGACACTCAAGAAATTCATGTAAATTATCATGAGCCGCTCACCATTTGTGAAGGTGATAGCCTTTATGTATCTACCAACGATAGCCTTTCTCAAATTGAATGGTACAATGGCTCTTCAACACAAGGGAATTGGGTGGATGACAGCTTAGTTTATTATACAGCTTATGACCTCAATAATTGCCTACTCTACTCCGATACCGTTTCAATTTCTACCCACGCTCGTTTTACTCCTTCGATAAGTGTTTTGGAAAATCCTTATTTCTGCAATAATGCACCAGTACTTCTTCTTGCAGCTTCTGATTCGAGTACTTGGAACACCAACACAATGAATGATTCTATCTTCATCTCTAACGATGGGGCTTATTTTTACACGTTATTAGACACAACTGGTTGTATTTGGAACTCTGATACACTAACCATTGATTTTATCGCTCCAAAACCATCAAACATTGTTTTAGACCAGCAAGAGCTTTGCATTGGAAACTCTGTTATACTGCAACAAGCTAACAATGGTGATTTTATTACTTTTTATTGGAATGATTCTATCTATTCAGAATCTTTTAGTTTGGTTTTAGATTCTGCTCAAACAATATATGTCTCACTGGAAGATCTTCATTATTGTCATGTTGAAGACAGCATTGATGTAATAGCTGAAAAATGCTATAGTAACACTTTAATCTATCCTAATCCTGCTAAGGACTTTCTTAAGATAGAAAGTCCTAATAAAATTCAACACTATACACTATACAATAGTTTAGGAAGCTTGGTTGATAAGCAAAACATCAACCTCAATACTTTTTCGATTGCTCTTCACACATTCGAAACAGGAATTTATTTTATTGAACTGCATTCCTCTATAGGTCGAGAAACGTATAAGTTTGAAGTGATTCGATAA